One window of the Ignavibacteriales bacterium genome contains the following:
- a CDS encoding metallophosphoesterase, producing the protein MAKIIYPDFTGARGFAYWLRPKNLWASRQAFMRVDYSNEWRYEFGKPDPPDRSIQLSQIININKSSKDGFKIIILGDTGEGDKSQYGLLPLIREFDPDLLIINGDVAYPAGRMSSGQDEDDFVAGFFRPYTNLNLPIWATPGNHEYYSPNNGRDFYDIFCTRKYDNYWSQSGLNHSTIQPGMYWELNDSDGDSKLVIIGIDSGKSANLDGYDYWWQFWKRKIYPDHSQHKWLDERLRKAQEKKSKVIILFHIPALAKEKQVEEHLSTLHQIIADYRCVELVLCGHDHNHQQYSADIFREYITNEEAHREINNSQPTYMVNGGGGAYLQSTDYSDGPYHSIRYPNQEEWIKYATWARRVVSDWGKNKSWISSTIGKIAQKLQIEGSEDCDAPKYLSFILLEFKKQWPHSNNSEIRVTPVFLDDLNLLYEDTETVNVMDKNCRIHQNRVSACKQDATSARENLEVRL; encoded by the coding sequence ATGGCTAAAATAATTTATCCTGATTTTACAGGAGCACGTGGCTTTGCTTATTGGTTGCGTCCAAAAAACCTTTGGGCCTCGCGACAGGCATTTATGCGAGTGGACTATTCTAATGAGTGGAGATATGAATTTGGAAAACCAGATCCGCCGGACAGATCTATTCAACTATCCCAAATAATAAATATCAACAAAAGTTCAAAAGATGGGTTTAAAATAATAATACTTGGTGATACTGGTGAAGGTGATAAGTCTCAGTATGGTTTACTTCCATTGATCCGGGAATTTGATCCTGATTTATTAATCATTAATGGTGATGTTGCCTACCCCGCTGGAAGAATGAGTTCTGGTCAAGATGAAGATGATTTTGTTGCTGGTTTTTTTAGACCTTATACTAATTTAAATTTACCAATTTGGGCAACACCAGGGAATCACGAATATTACTCTCCAAATAATGGGAGAGATTTTTACGATATATTCTGTACAAGAAAATATGATAATTACTGGTCCCAATCAGGGCTCAATCATAGTACAATTCAGCCAGGAATGTACTGGGAATTGAACGACTCAGACGGGGATTCGAAATTGGTAATAATTGGAATTGATTCTGGAAAATCAGCTAACCTTGATGGTTATGATTATTGGTGGCAATTTTGGAAGAGAAAAATATATCCTGACCATTCACAGCATAAATGGCTTGATGAAAGATTACGTAAAGCTCAGGAAAAAAAATCCAAAGTAATTATACTATTCCATATTCCGGCACTTGCAAAAGAAAAGCAAGTAGAGGAACATCTATCAACTCTTCATCAGATTATTGCTGATTATAGGTGTGTTGAGTTAGTGCTTTGTGGGCACGACCATAATCATCAGCAATATTCAGCTGATATTTTCCGCGAATATATAACAAATGAAGAAGCACACCGTGAAATAAATAATTCTCAGCCAACCTATATGGTTAATGGTGGTGGTGGTGCCTATTTACAAAGTACAGATTATTCAGATGGACCTTATCACAGTATTCGATATCCTAATCAAGAAGAGTGGATAAAATATGCAACCTGGGCAAGACGGGTAGTTAGCGATTGGGGAAAAAATAAATCCTGGATTAGTTCTACTATAGGAAAGATTGCTCAGAAGTTACAAATAGAGGGATCTGAAGATTGTGATGCCCCAAAATATCTGAGTTTTATTCTTTTAGAATTTAAAAAGCAATGGCCGCATTCTAATAATAGCGAAATACGGGTTACCCCGGTTTTTCTTGACGATCTTAATTTACTTTATGAAGACACCGAAACCGTCAATGTTATGGATAAAAATTGTCGTATTCATCAGAATAGGGTTAGTGCTTGTAAACAAGATGCAACTTCTGCAAGAGAAAATCTCGAAGTTAGATTATAG
- a CDS encoding slipin family protein: MFGKKRILAHERGLYFVDEQFVEILKEGSYWFTNLFKNEALDIVSVKEAWLVHKELESIIKSGKINKDELEVIDIKDNQRAVVWIDGRFDRILYTGIYALWKVGREVLVEVIDVKSPQFVHEKLDIILDAGASKAALNEFIVEDNHIGLYFENGNFMGNLKPGRYAFWIGISKVKLYQVDLRVKSSDISGQEIMTADKVSLRLNTLVNYRIVDAYKSVSMVEDSTQALYREAQLVLREVIGTRELEAILAEKDSVAKELEERLAVRMTKYGIEVLSHGIRDIILPGDMKEILNKVILAKKEAEANLISRREETAAMRNQANTAKMLESNPVLMKLKELEVLEKIASKTDLKIMLGEKGLTDKIVNLL, encoded by the coding sequence ATGTTTGGTAAAAAAAGAATCCTTGCACACGAAAGAGGACTGTACTTTGTTGATGAACAATTTGTTGAGATACTTAAAGAAGGTTCATATTGGTTTACAAATCTTTTTAAGAATGAAGCGCTTGATATTGTTTCTGTTAAAGAGGCGTGGCTTGTCCATAAGGAACTCGAATCAATTATCAAGTCTGGTAAAATAAATAAAGATGAACTTGAAGTAATCGATATAAAAGATAATCAACGTGCAGTTGTATGGATTGACGGAAGATTTGACAGAATTCTTTACACTGGTATTTATGCTCTTTGGAAAGTTGGTCGTGAAGTTTTAGTAGAAGTGATCGATGTTAAAAGCCCACAATTTGTCCATGAAAAACTGGATATAATTCTGGATGCAGGTGCATCGAAAGCTGCACTAAATGAATTCATTGTAGAAGACAACCATATAGGATTGTATTTCGAAAATGGAAACTTCATGGGAAATCTAAAACCTGGCAGATATGCATTCTGGATAGGTATTTCCAAAGTAAAACTTTATCAGGTAGATCTGAGAGTAAAGTCGAGCGATATTTCCGGACAAGAAATTATGACTGCAGATAAAGTTTCTTTAAGATTGAATACCCTTGTCAACTACAGAATTGTAGATGCATACAAATCTGTTTCGATGGTTGAAGATTCGACTCAGGCACTCTACAGAGAAGCACAGCTTGTTCTTAGAGAAGTAATTGGAACAAGAGAACTTGAAGCTATTCTGGCTGAAAAGGATTCTGTTGCGAAAGAGCTTGAGGAAAGACTAGCGGTAAGAATGACTAAGTACGGTATCGAGGTTCTAAGTCATGGAATCAGGGATATAATTCTTCCTGGTGATATGAAAGAGATCCTGAACAAAGTTATCCTTGCTAAAAAAGAAGCAGAGGCAAATCTCATCTCCAGAAGAGAGGAGACTGCCGCAATGAGAAACCAGGCAAATACTGCTAAAATGCTCGAGAGCAATCCTGTTCTTATGAAGCTCAAAGAGCTTGAAGTTCTTGAAAAAATTGCTTCAAAAACTGATCTGAAAATTATGCTTGGTGAAAAAGGGTTAACTGATAAAATTGTTAACTTACTTTAA
- a CDS encoding RNA 3'-terminal phosphate cyclase — MKKLIEIDGSFGEGGGQILRSSLSLSMYTQQPISIKNIRAGRKKPGLMRQHLTAVKAAAEICNAEVKGAEISSLKMEFYPRKVKSGNYNFHIGTAGSTTLVLQAILPVLMLADGESNISIGGGTHNEFSPPVDFLNYSFFKQLKKMGPDVNINIGKFGFYPVGGGEISVKINPVQKLNKIDILQKGEQICKKAIAYSSLIPESIGKSEMKIIQKKLDWNEVNCMAKMVDSPGPGNVVLLIDENENSTEVFTGFGRRNYKLKNVIDDVLGEYAEYSDADVPVYKYLADQLIIPMALAGGGSFVTTESSSHTLTNIEVVKRFLGIEITVEKINEKQYQVRIGDKA; from the coding sequence ATGAAAAAGCTCATTGAAATAGATGGTTCATTCGGAGAAGGAGGCGGCCAGATTCTTAGGTCGTCTCTTTCGTTATCAATGTATACTCAACAGCCTATTTCAATAAAGAATATCAGAGCCGGAAGAAAAAAACCTGGCTTGATGCGTCAACATCTTACTGCAGTAAAAGCTGCAGCAGAAATTTGTAATGCTGAGGTTAAGGGAGCTGAGATTAGTTCTTTGAAAATGGAGTTTTATCCGAGAAAAGTAAAATCAGGTAATTACAATTTCCATATAGGTACAGCTGGAAGCACTACTCTTGTCTTACAAGCAATTCTTCCTGTTCTTATGCTTGCTGATGGTGAATCGAATATCAGTATAGGCGGAGGTACTCATAATGAATTTTCTCCACCAGTAGATTTTCTTAATTATTCATTTTTTAAGCAGTTAAAGAAAATGGGTCCTGATGTAAATATTAATATCGGGAAATTCGGATTCTATCCAGTTGGAGGCGGGGAAATCTCTGTTAAGATAAACCCAGTCCAGAAATTAAATAAAATTGATATTCTCCAGAAAGGAGAACAAATATGCAAAAAAGCAATAGCATATTCGTCACTGATTCCCGAAAGTATTGGTAAAAGTGAAATGAAAATCATTCAAAAAAAACTAGATTGGAATGAAGTAAACTGTATGGCAAAAATGGTTGATTCGCCGGGACCAGGAAATGTTGTTCTACTTATTGATGAAAATGAAAATTCAACAGAAGTGTTTACCGGGTTCGGAAGAAGAAATTATAAGTTGAAAAATGTAATAGATGACGTATTGGGAGAATACGCGGAATATTCAGATGCTGATGTTCCGGTTTATAAATATCTGGCTGATCAATTAATAATTCCGATGGCACTTGCTGGCGGCGGGAGTTTTGTTACTACCGAATCGTCATCACATACTCTTACAAACATTGAGGTTGTGAAAAGGTTTTTAGGAATTGAAATCACTGTTGAAAAAATTAATGAGAAGCAATATCAGGTCAGAATTGGTGATAAGGCCTGA
- the tsaA gene encoding tRNA (N6-threonylcarbamoyladenosine(37)-N6)-methyltransferase TrmO has product MNKEILLSPIGFVRSDLKQRYETPRQGVLAKQSKAIIYLNPKNNFEQALKDLDGFERIWIIYQFHLNKNWKPLVTPPRHTRNKVGVFATRAPYRPNQIGLSCVKFDKVDGLKIFISESDILDGTPVFDIKPYLPYSDSFPGVKTGWAKSDLSEIYNVTISSKAKFAGEELKLEKDINLFDYARIQLEFNPIDLSRKRISKINAKKSGREIFALSYQDWQIHYVVDELKKNVKILNIIFVDRKKL; this is encoded by the coding sequence ATGAATAAAGAAATATTATTGAGTCCAATCGGTTTTGTTCGATCTGATCTTAAGCAGCGGTATGAAACTCCAAGACAGGGGGTTCTTGCAAAGCAAAGTAAAGCAATTATTTATCTTAATCCTAAAAATAATTTTGAGCAAGCTTTAAAAGATTTGGATGGCTTTGAAAGAATATGGATCATCTATCAGTTCCATCTTAATAAAAACTGGAAACCCCTGGTCACTCCACCACGGCATACAAGAAATAAAGTTGGGGTATTTGCAACTCGTGCTCCTTACAGACCAAATCAGATTGGATTAAGTTGTGTTAAATTTGATAAAGTTGATGGATTAAAAATATTTATTTCAGAATCTGATATTCTTGATGGCACACCGGTATTTGATATTAAACCATACTTACCTTATTCAGATTCTTTCCCTGGTGTTAAAACTGGTTGGGCAAAAAGTGATCTTTCTGAAATTTACAATGTTACTATTAGCTCTAAAGCTAAATTTGCTGGTGAGGAGTTAAAATTAGAAAAAGACATTAATCTTTTTGATTATGCACGGATCCAGCTTGAATTTAATCCAATTGATTTATCGAGGAAAAGAATAAGTAAAATTAATGCTAAAAAATCAGGGAGAGAAATTTTTGCGTTAAGTTACCAGGACTGGCAAATCCATTATGTTGTTGATGAATTAAAAAAGAATGTTAAAATTCTTAATATCATTTTTGTTGATAGGAAAAAATTATGA
- a CDS encoding polysaccharide deacetylase family protein — protein sequence MKLLLILLLAISLIQTSSCTQSKEETKTLLIRCDDLGMSHSVNMAFKELMESGLMFSASVMFPCAWYQEAVDILKANPQITVGIHLTLNAEWKNYRWGPVSGKDKVPSLVDKDGYFFPSRATFFANNPKTEEVEIELRAQIERAINSGLRISYLDYHMGTAVDKPELRSIVEKLAKEYGLAISRYFGEVDVESMYAVEINKKHDYLLNLIEKIEPGKINLLVCHVGKDHPELRAMIDMNSFGLSEMSKHREAELNALVSAKLQNIFEKNNIKLINYNDLINEIGVDKMKSPVESGY from the coding sequence ATGAAACTGTTACTCATACTTCTGCTTGCGATTTCTTTGATCCAAACTTCATCATGTACTCAATCAAAGGAAGAAACAAAAACATTACTTATCAGATGCGATGATCTGGGGATGTCTCACTCTGTTAATATGGCATTCAAAGAATTGATGGAATCTGGACTAATGTTTTCAGCATCTGTAATGTTTCCTTGTGCCTGGTATCAGGAAGCTGTGGATATTTTAAAAGCTAATCCGCAAATAACTGTTGGTATTCATTTAACATTAAATGCCGAATGGAAAAATTATCGTTGGGGACCAGTTTCAGGAAAAGACAAAGTTCCGTCATTGGTTGATAAAGATGGTTACTTCTTTCCTTCACGTGCAACTTTTTTTGCAAATAATCCTAAAACAGAAGAAGTTGAAATTGAATTACGTGCTCAGATCGAAAGAGCAATTAATAGTGGTTTAAGAATATCCTATCTTGATTATCATATGGGTACTGCTGTTGATAAACCTGAACTAAGAAGTATAGTTGAAAAACTTGCAAAGGAATACGGACTTGCCATCTCCCGTTATTTTGGAGAAGTTGATGTCGAAAGTATGTATGCGGTTGAGATAAATAAAAAACATGATTACTTATTAAATCTTATTGAAAAAATTGAGCCAGGAAAAATCAATCTACTTGTTTGTCATGTTGGAAAAGATCATCCGGAATTACGGGCAATGATTGATATGAATTCTTTTGGTTTAAGTGAGATGAGCAAACATCGCGAAGCAGAACTGAATGCATTAGTTTCTGCAAAGCTTCAAAACATTTTCGAAAAAAATAATATCAAGCTTATAAACTACAACGATTTGATAAATGAAATAGGAGTGGATAAAATGAAATCTCCTGTTGAATCAGGATATTGA
- a CDS encoding VCBS repeat-containing protein, whose translation MKTFLLFILAISCLSFAQTFNNVELNSSDSTLVAYLPLNGNAIDASGNGYDGTVNGNALLIADRFNTPDRAYTFPDQSSSISLANSVNMNLETGFTINAWIKYKSGGTKIIVCKHVCGFVNGFLFGIDTDGQLQLWLGQNGWSTVRTNQTFLEDQWYMVTATYNTSSGIAKVYVDVQIGGTGNVAYNNFSSNPISIGESYQNNCTAGNMNGAVDEVKIYNRPLSDAEILDEYNNTYNDLVLFLPFNGNANDESGNGNNGTVTGAALTQDRFGVGGQAYSFNGTDNFITIPDNPNLFSDELTISWWYKMTEILGGERVVIGWVDGGHRYQQFFNGGQLSYLNGYNVAQPGMYFNPIYGLNDLNIWKNVVVTYQKTGASTSTTSIYVDGELKQTDNHTLAMDYASGSDFFIGKNHNGNFFKGYLDDIRIYDRALNENEITELYNDSTTYEPITISSVYPQQNSSYFKPDETIKIFFAEPMNPSTITGNNVFVHGSLTGKHLFNVSYTSATNSLEILPTTTFKYGELITVSLDSLIINAAGQNITPYVFQFNVKPESGSLKFAVADSFQLNFSPTNITCGDFNNDGRIDVIASNYDSLKYTVLLNNGSGGFTLGEEMAGEFKPYSISFTDIDNDRDLDMIIATNEENKIRILRNTGQGIFSWVLPIDVNAPIGVCPGDFDGDGDNDFVALVNYANFDGRAYFYKNDGSGNFTESGFTSTGFPQAIKNIVGDIDNDGDLDILGGTSDYWGVYKILVNDGTGNFTYSGGPYIGPNPDEIAGGDFNGDYYLDFIRCDWYQSGLGIALNDSLGGFNNYLNLGNVGGSPRNPVVSDFDGDGDLDAVNTNGNNIQILTNNGSLSFILDNSYPMQALNGITASDFDGNGSVDLVGICSATNQIKFLKNCVDSLVAYYPFSNNTNDYSGNINNGINYNGALSKDRYGNDNNSMFFNGVNSYIEGINPGNNLPVGNSPRTFSAWIRNLEYNQWGSNIFHYGTAQAAPTNFHFLITDVLGLGNGYGYGVVYGNINLNDSSWHFVSGVYEGGTERITKLYVDGQLDVTGVITSEPNTVLGNNWKISQFIASGIPFKGDIDELKVFNVALSDQNVWDMYKATTTAPNLLFPGNDSSLINPQTLILDWDSTITATSYRLLLSNDSLFNTTLHDTLINVSSFDFYNWFSVNIDNLYWKVRTINDGGIGPWSQINHFNIMLTDIEEESQLPREFALMQNYPNPFNPSTIISYHLPKASSVKLKVYDLLGNEVTTLVNEEQQAGIYNEQYVNTNLSSGIYFYQLKAGDFIQTKKMILMK comes from the coding sequence ATGAAAACTTTTTTACTTTTTATTTTAGCTATTTCTTGTTTGAGTTTTGCACAAACTTTTAATAATGTAGAATTAAATAGCAGTGATTCCACATTGGTTGCATATCTACCATTAAACGGCAACGCAATTGATGCAAGTGGCAATGGATACGATGGTACTGTAAATGGAAATGCATTACTAATAGCAGATAGATTTAATACACCCGACAGAGCATACACCTTTCCGGATCAATCAAGCAGTATATCATTGGCAAATTCTGTTAATATGAATCTGGAGACAGGCTTTACAATAAATGCCTGGATAAAATATAAAAGTGGAGGTACGAAGATCATAGTATGCAAACACGTTTGCGGATTTGTAAATGGATTCCTTTTTGGAATTGATACTGACGGACAATTACAATTATGGTTAGGTCAGAATGGCTGGTCGACTGTTAGAACAAATCAGACTTTTCTAGAAGACCAATGGTATATGGTTACAGCAACGTATAATACAAGTTCTGGAATTGCTAAAGTTTATGTTGACGTCCAAATCGGTGGAACAGGAAATGTTGCATATAATAACTTTAGTTCTAATCCCATTTCAATTGGCGAGTCTTACCAGAACAATTGTACAGCAGGTAATATGAATGGTGCTGTTGATGAGGTTAAAATTTATAACAGACCCTTGAGTGATGCAGAAATTCTTGATGAATACAATAACACTTACAATGATTTAGTTTTGTTCTTACCCTTTAACGGAAACGCAAATGATGAAAGTGGAAATGGAAACAACGGAACTGTTACCGGAGCCGCCTTAACTCAGGATAGATTTGGTGTTGGTGGACAGGCATACAGTTTTAATGGAACAGATAATTTTATAACCATCCCAGATAATCCAAACTTGTTTTCCGATGAACTAACTATTTCCTGGTGGTATAAAATGACAGAAATATTAGGAGGTGAAAGAGTTGTTATCGGCTGGGTTGATGGTGGACATCGGTATCAGCAATTCTTCAATGGCGGCCAGTTAAGTTATTTAAACGGATACAATGTTGCTCAACCCGGAATGTACTTTAATCCAATTTACGGATTGAATGATCTTAATATTTGGAAAAACGTTGTAGTCACTTACCAAAAAACAGGTGCATCAACCTCTACAACTTCAATTTATGTGGATGGAGAGTTGAAGCAAACTGATAATCATACTTTAGCGATGGATTATGCTTCAGGATCTGATTTCTTCATTGGTAAAAACCATAACGGAAATTTCTTTAAAGGATATCTGGATGATATAAGAATTTATGATCGTGCTTTAAATGAAAATGAAATAACTGAGCTTTACAATGATAGTACAACATATGAGCCTATAACAATCAGTAGTGTCTATCCACAACAGAATTCATCCTACTTTAAACCAGATGAAACAATTAAAATATTCTTTGCGGAACCAATGAATCCCTCTACAATTACAGGTAACAATGTTTTCGTGCATGGAAGTTTAACCGGCAAACATTTATTTAATGTTTCATATACATCTGCAACCAACTCACTAGAAATTTTACCCACAACTACATTTAAGTATGGTGAGTTGATAACTGTTTCACTTGATAGTTTGATCATAAATGCGGCAGGTCAGAATATTACTCCTTATGTTTTTCAGTTTAATGTTAAACCTGAATCAGGTTCATTAAAGTTTGCAGTAGCAGATTCCTTCCAGTTAAATTTTTCTCCAACAAATATTACATGTGGAGATTTTAATAATGACGGGCGAATAGATGTTATTGCAAGTAATTACGATAGCTTAAAATATACTGTACTTCTAAATAACGGATCGGGAGGTTTTACGCTCGGTGAAGAAATGGCGGGTGAATTTAAGCCATACTCTATTTCATTTACAGATATAGATAATGATAGGGATCTGGATATGATCATTGCTACCAATGAAGAAAATAAGATTAGAATTCTAAGAAATACTGGTCAAGGAATATTCTCTTGGGTACTACCTATAGATGTTAATGCTCCAATTGGTGTTTGCCCAGGTGATTTTGATGGAGATGGTGATAATGATTTTGTTGCTTTAGTTAATTATGCCAATTTCGATGGAAGAGCTTATTTCTATAAAAATGATGGTAGTGGAAATTTCACTGAAAGCGGATTTACCTCAACAGGTTTTCCTCAAGCTATAAAAAATATCGTTGGGGATATTGATAACGACGGTGATCTTGATATTCTTGGTGGAACAAGTGATTACTGGGGTGTTTATAAAATCCTGGTAAATGATGGTACTGGTAATTTTACTTATTCAGGCGGACCATATATAGGTCCAAACCCTGATGAAATAGCAGGAGGTGATTTTAATGGCGATTATTATTTAGATTTTATTAGATGCGATTGGTACCAAAGTGGTCTTGGTATAGCCTTAAATGACTCTCTCGGTGGATTCAATAATTATCTTAATCTCGGTAATGTAGGCGGTAGCCCTCGTAATCCGGTTGTAAGTGATTTTGATGGCGATGGCGATTTAGATGCTGTGAATACCAATGGAAATAATATTCAAATACTTACAAATAACGGATCCTTAAGTTTCATTCTTGATAATTCATATCCTATGCAAGCCTTAAATGGAATTACAGCATCTGATTTTGATGGTAATGGTAGTGTAGATTTAGTTGGAATCTGTTCAGCAACAAATCAAATTAAATTCTTAAAAAACTGTGTTGATAGCCTTGTTGCTTACTATCCATTTTCAAATAATACAAATGATTATTCCGGAAATATTAATAATGGAATAAATTACAATGGAGCTTTAAGCAAAGACAGATATGGAAATGATAACAATTCAATGTTCTTTAATGGTGTTAATAGTTATATAGAAGGAATAAACCCGGGAAACAATTTACCAGTTGGCAATTCTCCAAGAACTTTTAGTGCTTGGATTAGAAACTTAGAGTATAATCAATGGGGAAGTAACATTTTTCATTATGGAACTGCTCAGGCTGCACCAACGAATTTCCATTTTCTGATAACTGATGTTTTAGGATTAGGAAATGGTTACGGGTATGGCGTTGTTTATGGAAATATAAATTTAAATGATTCTTCGTGGCATTTTGTTAGTGGTGTTTATGAAGGCGGCACAGAAAGAATTACTAAATTGTATGTTGATGGGCAATTAGATGTTACTGGAGTAATCACAAGTGAACCAAATACGGTTCTTGGTAATAACTGGAAGATTAGTCAATTCATTGCCAGCGGAATACCATTTAAAGGAGACATTGATGAATTAAAAGTTTTTAATGTCGCTTTGTCTGATCAGAATGTTTGGGATATGTACAAAGCAACAACAACAGCCCCAAATTTATTATTTCCAGGTAATGATTCAAGTTTAATTAATCCTCAAACTTTGATCCTAGATTGGGACAGCACAATAACAGCAACATCTTATAGACTATTATTATCAAATGATTCTTTATTCAATACAACTCTTCATGATACTTTAATAAATGTTTCTTCTTTTGATTTTTACAACTGGTTTTCAGTAAACATTGATAACCTTTACTGGAAAGTTAGAACAATTAATGATGGCGGAATTGGTCCCTGGTCTCAAATCAATCACTTTAATATAATGTTAACTGATATCGAAGAAGAATCACAGCTTCCAAGAGAATTTGCTTTGATGCAGAATTATCCTAACCCATTTAACCCAAGCACAATCATATCCTATCATTTACCAAAAGCAAGCAGCGTAAAGTTAAAAGTTTATGATTTACTTGGAAACGAAGTTACTACCTTAGTTAACGAAGAACAACAAGCTGGAATTTACAATGAACAATATGTTAATACCAATTTAAGTTCTGGAATTTACTTCTATCAACTTAAAGCAGGAGATTTTATTCAAACAAAAAAAATGATTTTAATGAAGTGA